A window of the Microplitis mediator isolate UGA2020A chromosome 5, iyMicMedi2.1, whole genome shotgun sequence genome harbors these coding sequences:
- the LOC130669014 gene encoding patronin isoform X6 — protein sequence MVSQVMLALRTTPKASCEKDIDDVRDLFRNASVSTIYAKQRASVKWLLSKAYNNRVPDNLREPYYRDHEEQEHLKPQIVHALSNAELYCLALANIYSDPNYHNQNHWGILQALARKGVYVAEPNNSQLTETILIQNSPLKMSAHMAVIEGLMVLYAKEVVTGDRVVAAIRRFDPEPEVQVPSDHEKGLLMWISHASHALIAKIQTEEGAGDKTRLPELPPAKDFQSLCDGVGLAAVVAFYCPGELNWMDIKVSKRPSVADALHNLSLVHNFCIRCLPYSIFHMQPEDVTYMRGSMKQNLLVFLADMYNVLEIHPVKCVRYPGEERAMQYLDACPRNSHGVAHKRSLPQAIAPIPDLRSNLSVSAPGFTVAKPIPSSSVRKSQSLQQTAESHSYDERRGGSEENFIVHKNRGIPTLSSVIDDRYNNTAAGRPSNWEDQRRSSYAGRRSRRNSVTDDSQLTIENFGGSQDNLHNFGCVRNPDKELVHTGKRTATEPTLPARSSVQDVYGSDVQHILSDNGYANDEPPTRLRRQISNSSLNNTSHKNILHSTDNNDNTDSEIKSSSANTSTTSATKMSSFANLTQHNSEKSINFKYTEQQDHDHELSGNKINYNNKKFGQSNGNGIGEKKTTFATLPNTTTWQQQSAQQSQQLEQQSTDENGGNTIMYASQINNIRMKLEEKRRHIENEKRKMEVVVSKQRQKVGKAAFLQAVTKFCIAGKVKSPSSSTSGGDSPVEHGPPTPLSSGSAGDTPTSVTETTSSVSQQNAQEKPQRPFSLKEITEDIHDVEHKWLEQDGSAPFTETRRTPDIENMDFDQCQQSISHMNSSLSEIQADIQRLASQQNQIQQQHLMTQQQHQIHQQLQQLQSLSQQHLQSYVMPPINPMTPRLQDPQPGQFYLHDQPQQMQRRTWGRPAQQQNLVNEMASVGHYQQQPVVDTHYSPQPVAAASVIYQQDPRLYQDTRTWGSGALPQQKGFVLHDNTQDHQQYQPRYINGDHSLCNTQMHQQISNYPSAALFNQTQPTAASPQHRNAVHRISQLINESPETKKSTVHHVPITCESPTDKRQNNINIHAPVPAPPADDMEPQNISFIGNDEDFAQGIKRLHITSGSRTYRIASPTKTTISRNSFQPHSSSLREASPSPTSAISPPEITPLDSSDAGEKGFYISFDNDGPKKPKPALRVKRSPKKERTVSSFIEQEDFTARPESPPANAVDRQRQQEAQRDLDRERQRQAEEREYHRQDMRDRELRREIDKEQRSREDRLRTNSDSRQNPAGAVGLVIGNQLANPDPNSIDEMERKKERIMLLSLQRRQQQEELKERKEAEAQARREQEKMKEEERARKKEDDRQRRAMILEQHKLKKAIEEAEREGKVIDKELLNAIKPTPKLRNKTASARPRPKTIHVDQSSELDSGALTPSRGKKGSSSNLSTATLISPTMKRDYFRGSQDTLTAAHFDDRRAGLFSRGGSLKVSSVDSPDDGRGCSPCRSSTQLGRRGSYKTSRDTQEPQQQPRGRPKYSTYQNFKGRKSNSLMNLCDTDSGLGRATPPRRAPSPGMGSTKHLPSPSGPGSLPPGLMSKRRFDDGSSDISSTPSSMMEYNGPRLYKQPATKSNRGIMLNAVEYCVFPGTVNKEAKRRVLEEIGRSESKHFLILFRDAGCQFRALYSYCPDREEVTKLCGTGPKQVIDNMFDKFFKYNSGGKCFSQVHTKHLTVTIDAFTIHNSLWQGKKVNLPNKKDMALVI from the exons tcTGCACATATGGCTGTGATAGAAGGATTGATGGTCTTGTATGCAAAGGAAGTAGTGACAGGAGACCGTGTAGTAGCGGCGATTCGACGATTTGATCCCGAACCAGAAGTCCAAGTACCTAGTGACCATGAAAAGGGTTTACTTATGTGGATAAGTCATGCCTCGCATGCATTAATCGCTAAAATACAAACGGAAGAAGGCGCCGGAGACAAGACGCGACTGCCTGAATTACCTCCAGCCAAGGACTTCCAGTCTTTGTGCGACGGTGTGGGTTTGGCCGCTGTGGTGGCCTTCTACTGTCCCGGTGAGCTCAACTGGATGGATATCAAAGTGTCAAAAAGGCCCTCTGTCGCCGATGCACTCCACAATCTTTCACTTGTTCATAATTTTTGCATAAGATGCTTGCCCTACTCGATTTTTCATATGCAACCTGAGGATGTCACTTACATGAGagg atCTATGAAACAAAATTTACTCGTTTTTCTTGCGGATATGTACAACGTACTCGAGATACATCCCGTTAAATGTGTGCGTTATCCCGGAGAAGAAAGAGCGATGCAGTATCTCGATG CTTGCCCGCGCAATAGCCACGGGGTAGCTCATAAACGAAGTCTACCGCAGGCTATAGCTCCAATTCCTGATCTGAGAAGCAACCTCTCTGTGTCCGCGCCAGGTTTCACAG ttgCGAAACCTATACCATCAAGTTCTGTAAGGAAATCACAGTCACTCCAACAAACTGCTGAAAGTCATTCTTATGATGAGAG aCGAGGTGGAtcagaagaaaattttatagtacATAAGAATCGTGGTATACCGACGTTAAGTTCCGTAATAGATGATAGATATAATAATACAGCTGCTGGACGGCCGAGTAATTGGGAAGATCAACGAAGAAGTTCATACGCAGGAAGACGTTCGCGACGCAACAGTGTGACAGATGACTCTCAGctgacaattgaaaatttcggtGGATCTCAGGACAATTTACACAACTTCGGATGTGTGAGAAATCCCGACAAAGAGCTAGTGCACACGGGTAAGCGTACTGCCACAGAACCCACGCTTCCAGCGCGCTCGAGTGTCCAAGATGTTTACGGTAGCGATGTCCAGCACATTTTATCAGACAATGGTTACGCCAATGACGAGCCACCAACGAGATTACGTCGGCAGATATCTAATTCCAGTTTGAATAACACAAgtcacaaaaatattttacattccacggataataatgataacactGACAGCGAAATAAAATCATCATCAGCCAACACATCAACAACTAGTGCTACTAAAATGTCGAGTTTTGCGAATTTAACCCAACATAATTCggaaaaaagtattaattttaagtacaccGAGCAACAAGACCACGATCATGAACTCAGTggcaacaaaataaattataataataaaaaatttggacaAAGTAACGGCAATGGAATTGGTGAGAAGAAAACGACATTTGCTACTTTGCCCAACACGACAACGTGGCAACAACAGAGTGCACAACAATCCCAACAATTGGAACAACAATCGActg atgaaaatGGGGGCAATACAATCATGTATGCCtcgcaaataaataatataagaatgAAGTTGGAGGAAAAACGTCGGCacattgaaaatgaaaaaagaaaaatggaAGTTGTTGTATCGAAACAGCGGCAAAAAGTTGGAAAAGCGGCTTTTCTTCAAGCAGTGACGAAg TTTTGCATTGCG GGTAAGGTTAAATCTCCTTCCTCATCAACATCCGGCGGTGACAGTCCTGTGGAGCATGGTCCTCCTACTCCATTGTCCTCTGGATCCGCTGGTGATACCCCAACAAGTGTTACCGAGACTACGTCATCGGTATCGCAACAAAACGCCCAAGAAAAACCGCAGCGTCCTTTTTCATTGAAG gAAATTACTGAAGATATTCATGATGTCGAGCACAAGTGGTTGGAGCAAGATGGTAGCGCGCCATTTACTGAAACTCGTCGTACTCCTGACATTGAGAATATGGATTTTGATCAATGCCAGCAATCAATATCACA CATGAACTCGAGTTTGAGTGAAATCCAAGCAGACATTCAGCGTCTAGCGAGCCAGCAAAACCAAATTCAACAGCAGCATCTGATGACCCAACAGCAACACCAAATTCACCAGCAATTGCAGCAGCTCCAGAGCTTAAGTCAGCAGCATCTCCAGAGCTACGTCATGCCGCCGATAAATCCCATGACTCCGCGACTTCAAGACCCGCAACCAGGACAATTTTACTTGCATGACCAGCCGCAGCAAATGCAGAGAAGAACCTGGGGCCGACCGGCACAGCAACAGAATTTGGTTAACGAAATGGCCTCTGTGGGTCACTATCAGCAACAACCGGTTGTGGACACGCATTACAGCCCCCAGCCAGTTGCCGCAGCTTCTGTTATATACCAGCAAGATCCTCGTCTGTATCAAGACACAAGGACTTGGGGTAGTGGTGCTCTGCCTCAGCAAAAGGGCTTTGTTCTGCATGACAACACCCAAGATCACCAGCAGTATCAGCCGAGGTATATAAATGGTGACCACAGTCTCTGCAACACTCAAATGCATCAACAAATATCTAATTATCCGTCAGCTGCACTTTTTAATCAAACTCAACCTACGGCTGCTAGTCCTCAACATCGTAATGCC gtTCATCGGATAAGTCAACTGATAAACGAAAGTCCAGAGACTAAAAAATCAACAGTACATCATGTACCGATTACTTGTGAAAGTCCTACGGATAAAcgtcaaaataatattaatattcatgcTCCTGTACCAGCGCCACCAGCTGACGACATGGAACCacaaaatatatcatttattg gTAATGATGAAGATTTCGCACAAGGAATTAAACGGCTACATATCACATCAGGAAGTCGTACCTACAGAATAGCATCACCAACAAAAACAACAATATCACGTAATTCATTTCAACCTCATTCGTCATCATTACGTGAAGCATCTCCGTCACCTACGTCAGCAATTTCACCACCAGAAATAACACCACTGGACTCATCTGACGCTGGAGAAAAAGGATTTTATATATCATTTGACAATGACGGGCCAAAGAAACCAAAACCTGCATTGAGAGTGAAAAGATCACCTAAGAAGGAACGAACTGTTTCGTCATTCATCGAACAGGAAGACTTTACAGCACGTCCTGAATCCCCGCCAGCCAATGCTGTAGATCGGCAACGACAGCAAGAAGCTCAGCGTGACTTGGATCGAGAACGTCAACGTCAAGCTGAAGAACGCGAGTATCATCGTCAGGACATGCGGGACCGCGAGTTGCGTCGGGAGATAGACAAAGAGCAGCGGTCACGTGAAGACAGACTCCGCACTAATAGTGATAGCCGTCAGAATCCAGCTGGTGCTGTTGGTTTGGTTATCGGCAATCAGCTTGCCAACCCCGACCCCAATTCTATTGACGAAATGGAACGTAAGAAAGAACGTATTATGCTGCTGTCGTTGCAGCGGCGGCAGCAGCAAGAGGAATTGAAAGAACGTAAAGAAGCTGAGGCTCAGGCGCGCCGGGAACAGGAAAAAATGAAGGAAGAAGAACGGGCGAGGAAGAAAGAAGACGATCGACAGAGAAGAGCTATGATTCTGGAACagcataaattgaaaaaagctATCGAGGAAGCTGAACGTGAg ggtAAAGTTATTGATAAAGAACTTCTTAATGCCATAAAACCAACTCCTAAATTACGTAATAAGACTGCATCGGCTCGTCCACGACCGAAAACAATCCACGTTGATCAGAGTTCGGAACTCGATTCCGGAGCTCTGACGCCTAGTCGCGGGAAGAAAGGATCTTCCTCCAACCTCAGTACag CGACGCTGATCTCACCAACGATGAAACGAGATTACTTCAGAGGCTCGCAGGACACTCTTACTGCTGCCCATTTCGACGACCGGCGAGCCGGCCTCTTCTCTAGGGGTGGCAGTCTCAAGG TATCTTCTGTAGACTCACCCGATGACGGTAGAGGTTGTTCTCCCTGTCGAAGCTCAACTCAACTCGGCCGCCGGGGATCATACAAAACTTCACGAG ATACGCAGGAGCCTCAGCAACAGCCTAGAGGCAGGCCTAAATACTCAACTTACCAAAACTTTAAGGGAAGAAAGTCAAATTCGTTGATGAATTTGTGTG ATACGGACAGCGGTCTGGGCCGTGCGACTCCACCTAGAAGAGCGCCGAGTCCCGGAATGGGAAGTACCAAACACTTGCCATCGCCCTCGGGTCCTGGATCTCTGCCGCCTGGTCTCATGTCCAAGCGAAGATTTGACGACGGTAGCAGTGATATCAGTAGCACGCCTAGCTCTATGATGGAATACAATG gtCCTCGATTGTACAAACAACCAGCCACGAAATCGAACCGCGGAATAATGCTGAACGCCGTCGAGTATTGTGTGTTCCCTGGAACGGTTAATAAAGAAGCTAAGAGACGCGTATTGGAAGAAATCGGACGATCTGAGAGTAAACATTTTCTGATACTCTTCAGAGACGCTGGTTGCCAGTTTCGCGCGCTATATTCTTATTGTCCTGACAGAGAAGAAGTTACGAAATTATGTGGCACTGGACCTAAGCAAGTTATTGATAATatgtttgataaatttttcaa ataCAATTCTGGTGGTAAATGTTTCTCTCAAGTGCACACAAAGCATCTGACTGTAACCATAGATGCCTTTACGATACACAATAGTCTTTGGCAAggtaaaaaagttaacttaCCAAATAAAAAGGACATGGCTCTCGTCATATAG
- the LOC130668449 gene encoding protein CWC15 homolog, which produces MSTAARPTFDGARGGQGRGEKDLSAISKQYSSRDLPSHTKLKYREHGQGTVDELRNRDFRRELEEREREKDKSSAGNRRMIEPAREAAPSSKRQKVDQAPAASLDADDPLDEDESDSDSDEDDTATLLAELQRIKKERAADQAKKEMEKRQEEERIRMENILSGNPLLNYSAQVTRTDMKVRRRWDDDVVFKNCARSEPKKKHDVFINDSLRSEFHKKFMEKYVK; this is translated from the exons atgtccACGGCTGCAAGACCAACGTTTGATGGAGCACGAGGTGGACAAGGACGTGGTGAAAAAGATTTAAGTGCGATTTCAAAGCAATACAGTAGTCGTGATTTACCTTCACAcactaaattaaaatacag AGAACATGGACAAGGAACAGTTGACGAATTACGTAATCGAGATTTTCGTCGTGAATTGGAAGAACGTGAACGCGAAAAAGATAAATCATCAGCGGGTAATCGTCGTATGATTGAACCAGCACGCGAAGCTGCACCATCTTCGAAACGTCAAAAAGTTGACCAAGCACCGGCAGCCAGTCTAGATGCTGACGATCCATTAGATGAGGATGAATCTGACTCAGACAGCGATGAAGATGACACTGCGACACTGCTCGCAGAGTTACaacgaattaaaaaagaaCGTGCCGCTGATCAAGCAAAGAAa GAAATGGAAAAACGCCAAGAAGAAGAGAGAATACGaatggaaaatattttatcgggAAATCCTCTTTTGAATTACTCGGCTCAAGTCACAAGGACAGACATGAAAGTTCGTAGGCGTTGGGACGACGATGTTGTTTTTAAGAATTGTGCACGTTCCGAGCCAAAAAAGAAACACGATGTCTTCATCAACGATTCGCTGCGCAGTGaattccataaaaaattcatggaaaaatatgttaaataa